The candidate division WOR-3 bacterium genomic sequence GTCCTCTACGTGATCTTCGAGACCCGCTCCGAACGCGCCCGCCTGCGCCGAGCCGCTTCAGCGGCCGCTCGGACGCCCGGCCAGTAGCCGGTCACCTGACTGAAGCGGGACGCGGACACATCCGCGTCCCGCTTCTTCGTCGTCTGGCCCGCCGCAAGCGTCATCGTAGCCACCAATACTCTCTTCTGTTCTTGACCCGCACGCAGAAGCCCGCTACCATCTGACAGCGAGTCGGTCGAGTTGCGACTAGGCGCGTGACTTGACCCCTCGCAAGGGTGCGGCAGACACTCCCAGAGCTGCCGCAGGTCGGTCGGGTGGTCGGGCCGCCATCCGGAATAAGAAGTGTGGCGCGGTTTTCCACCGCATCACATGATAACGCCTGGCAGCAGGCGACATTCCGGAGGCGAGCATGCCATTTCCTCATCGGGACGCTGTCCCGCCGCCAAAACAGGCCGGTCAACCCGGCTGCCTGAGCATAATCGCGCGACTCATCTGGGTTGCGGGTGGCAATTTCGTCCTGCTCATACTGCTGGCATTCATTGTTCAGCAAAAGACAACATTCTCGTCTCTTGATATCGTATTCTGGGCAGTCGTCGCGGCGCTGCTGTTCATCCGCTTCGCGGACATCAGGTGGCTGCATGGTACGGGGTCGGAGTCCGAGCCGGCCACCATGAAGGACTGGGTGAAGTATGCGCGGCTTCTGTTCATTCTTGCCGGCGGCGTGTGGGCCGTTCTCCACGCACTGCTCCTGCTGCTCCGCCGCTAGTTGGCGGACAGCCCTCTGCGATGAGGACAATGAAGCTACAGTTGCTCCCAGATCAACCGGGGTGGAAGAGTCGACCGGCGCAGTCGCGACTTGGCGCGCAGTTCGCCGGTACCGGACGATGCCGCACCGGCATCGAGGTCTTCGGGACACTGAACCTCAGGCCCACGCCGTCGGCTCAATCATCTCTTGCAGACCAACGTGAAAGGAGAACCATGAAGAAGACAAACCTGACCGTGACCGTTCTAGCCGGCAGCCTGTGTCTGCTCGTGCTGGCCGGTTGCCCGAAGAAGGCCGTAGTGACGCCCGGACAGCCGGCGCAGAGACCGGTGCCGGAGGAAACCGACGCGGGTGTCGGATTCGAGTGGAACCTTGGGTCAATCAACTTCGACTTCGACCGGTCGGACATCAGGCCGGGTGACGCCACGACACTGCAGGGCAACTACGACCAGATGCGGACGGCTGCCGCCAGGAATCAGAATCCTGGCATCACCATTGAGGGCTACTGCGACCCTGTGGGTACCGCCGAGTACAACATGGCCCTCGGTATGCGCCGGGCCGAGGCCGCCAAGGCTTACCTGGTCAGGCTGGGAGCCAGCGGGAACCAGCTCACGACTATCAGCTACGGCGAGGAGAAGCTGGTGACTCAGGACGAGCGGCAGTTCGAGCTCAACCGCCGCTGCGAGTTCAAGGTCGCCAGGTAAGGGCTGCTTCCAGAAAGCTCGACGGCTCGCGTCACCCGGCAGGGCCGCGCGCGGCCAGCTGTTCGTGTACTGCGTCCATGCTGGTTGCTGGTCGTTTGCCCGGCGTATTGACAAGCGGAAAGAGTTGCCTAGACTAAGCGCCCGCACAGTGCGGGCCGGCATGAGGCGAACCCACCACCAGCCGGTTAGGATTCCGCGTACCTCAAAAAGGAGCTTCAATGAACGTCAGTCCGATATTCTGGATAGCGCCGGGCGGCGCGGTCATCGCGCTGATCACAGCGCTCATCCTCGCCTTGCAGAACATGAAGCGGAGCGAGGGAACCGAGCCGATGAAGGAAGTGGCCAAGGCGGTGCGCATCGGCGCGATGGCCTACCTGAAGCAGCAGTACAAGGGCGTCACCCTGTTCTTCGGTATCGTCTTCGTGCTGCTCTGCGTGCTGGCCGCCCTCGGGCTGCAGACGTGGTTCGTGCCGTTCGCGTTCCTGACCGGCGGCTTCTTTTCGGGGCTTTCCGGCTTCATCGGTATGTCGGTCGGCGTTCGATCCAGCGCCCGCACAACCTGGGCCGCCAAGCAGAGCCTGAACTCCGGTCTGCGGGTGGCGTTCTCGGCCGGCATGGTGATGGGCCTGACAGTGGTAGGGCTCGGGCTGATCGACCTGTCGATCTGGTACGTTATTCTGAATGCCGTGTTCGCGC encodes the following:
- a CDS encoding peptidoglycan-associated lipoprotein; this translates as MKKTNLTVTVLAGSLCLLVLAGCPKKAVVTPGQPAQRPVPEETDAGVGFEWNLGSINFDFDRSDIRPGDATTLQGNYDQMRTAAARNQNPGITIEGYCDPVGTAEYNMALGMRRAEAAKAYLVRLGASGNQLTTISYGEEKLVTQDERQFELNRRCEFKVAR